The genomic DNA CCGGCAAAAACATACGGTGATCCCTGCCTGTATGTTGTAAAAAAATAGCTGGCCAGGAAATTCATGCCGAACATAGGGGAGACAACAGGTCTCAGGACTAAGTATACCGGTAACTCTATCAGGAGGTCATGATGTCCCCTGAACCAGGAACGGCCAACATCACTCCTAAGCACAAGTCCATATCTTAATACAAGATCTGCCGTCTCTACATGCTCACTGGTCTTGCCCAAACCCACATGAGTGGCTCCATAGCCTCCAAGAACCGTCCAGTATGAATCTGCCTGCGCGGTCTCTGCGACACCTGAATTCAGAGAATATGCAGGTGCAGCGGATATCAGATTTAACAAACAGAAAGTCACGACCAGTATAAGGCGCATGGTCAAAGCCTGTTACCTGAAATCAATAAATAATTGTTTCTTGCGTTTTTCCGGATAATGTGTCTTATTGCCAAACTCCTTCTCTGATATAAATATTATTTCAGGAACGACTCGGATGCAGGCCCTGATCTTATCCACAATTACCCCCTCTAAGACCAAAGGGTTAGTTGAGACTACGTATAATAATATATTGTCAGTGCCGTCGTCATTCTTCCTGGCTTCTATACAGACACCTTCCACCCCTTCTATTCCTTCTACAGCCGAAAGTATGGCGGAGGGAAAAACAGTAGTGCCTTTGAACTTAAGCATCTGATTCTTTCTGCCAATTACCGGACCAAGGCGCGGGGTTTTGCGTCCGCAACCGCATGGCTCTGTCATCAGAAAAGAGATATCACCTGTACTGTACCTGATAAGCGGCATTCCGGTAACTCCGAGTGGAGTAATCACCACCTCGCCGGTGCATCCAGAAGGGACTGGATTTCCATTTTCATCAACAATCTCTATGATAATTAACTCGGGACGTAGGTGCCCTCCCTTC from Nitrospirota bacterium includes the following:
- a CDS encoding acyloxyacyl hydrolase, with protein sequence MRLILVVTFCLLNLISAAPAYSLNSGVAETAQADSYWTVLGGYGATHVGLGKTSEHVETADLVLRYGLVLRSDVGRSWFRGHHDLLIELPVYLVLRPVVSPMFGMNFLASYFFTTYRQGSPYVFAGGGPVYIESSSITNEGLNGNYQAGIGFLFKTKKGHKLNAEYRFHHISNAGTRDPNVPLNSSKFLLGITFF